In the Astatotilapia calliptera chromosome 5, fAstCal1.2, whole genome shotgun sequence genome, one interval contains:
- the LOC113022917 gene encoding uncharacterized protein LOC113022917, which translates to MDTQQPSRRSSRDSRPPAYLQQYEVQYPGARRATCETESQTEWQHSDKDTHGLQDPVGESERSPETSLVPLPTTQDEVMRELLTTMREIKQFMVQSSPSHSRSSRSSIRTVSSDGIKASVCSLRASPQTHQQHEQLPVIDTVTCQSPFRPPQISRQSGLVTAASPPLPNSTILDAAIPSTGLPRPVLATEDETPFDFLALSRQDPDQISCVQPAVPLAEDPVQPLIRISDHKHCPPLEQQPATSNTSYEQKPLISGTASSGHSSSTRTHVYKLEGPSFPDLSREDEMQYRMLRIALTNLLDPHETEHFKYHVLLDHLKVDQAKRLALAFSYAPDPYTQAIKALDERYGQPRQLALKELKNILELPPIRAGDGQSLDNFALRVQALVGLLSTMGEQGRAELDCGSHVDRLLVKLPAEHFSRFKRHVYREQGEMTYTLPLFSSWLQMECRCQPKKASPVPSFNQTRPARKYASPLTTILHGANTSDDPVQAAQPIITKATCAYCRSPEHHISKCPEFIQKTKDEKINWIKANKRCWRCARTHQAAKCDLRKACATCMGLHLQILCDVNKRSKTETNPVVRTLYFDRPSDCPSVLLKVVKVLLRNGKRTLETYAVLDDGSQRTILLTSAAQHLNLTGEAERLSLRTVRQEVETIHGSSSFPSAELARTLLDKLRNHLSEGGFDLRQWASNNPVVISHLPSEVRTASNELCLTEDKPSGPHERTLGLLWNCETDLFAYKYRTLASHPTTMRRIYAVLARLYDPLGYLLPFTTRAKTLVQELWRKERDWDDPSLPHDLLEAWKSWEEELCYLPQIAIPRCYTSKEMDVSTTVRDIHIFCDASERAYGAVAYLRSDDLEGHVELSFLLARSRVAPKWHLTIPRLELCAALLGARLCELIQTELALPVRTTTLWSDSTTVLHWLQSDSCRFKVFVGARVSEIQNLTNSQDWRYINSATNPADDVTRGKSLKEFLSPNRWTEGPSFLHEPPNNWPTVTDLHPDDDQTELKKSYFFGIVSIPSHTYTPSFRTYQELLDFTAHSLSNQKGNIPSAADYQTAEQEILRQAQLDSFGEDLARLQSDKPLSSDSRLLCLSPVLCRNSGLIHVGGRLRQSPDLELNVIHPIVLDPAHPVTKLIIQNYDDKLHHAGSERLFAELCRKFWILRGREAVRRHQYSCVACQKWRAQPIIPKMSDLPAARLRLFKPPFYSTGIDCFGPYKVKTGRRSEKRWGIIFKCLTTRCIHLDLLNSMDTDSFLMALQRFISRRGTPLEIICDQGTIFKGGDKELQAAFNNLAPTLQPVLMTKRIHFKFNPPHAPHFGGAWEREIRSVKNALKRTIGAQMVTEEVLRTVLIEIEGILNSKPLGYVSSDIADIDPVTPNLLLMGRHDSSLPLVSYSDSDLLGRRRWRHAQILADHFWRHFIRDYLPSLQRRPKWQKEKPDLTLNSVVMIMDSHLPRALWPVGRVTRLLKSPDDHIRTVEVLVQDKTYIRPVSCLIPLPSLPDED; encoded by the exons ATGGATACACAGCAGCCATCTAGAAGATCCAGTCGTGATAGTAGACCTCCTGCCTACCTGCAACAGTATGAAGTTCAGTACCCTGGAGCTAGAAGAGCTACATGTGAGACAGAGAGCCAAACTGAATGGCAGCACAGTGATAAAGACACACATGGGCTGCAGGATCCTGTCGGAGAGTCAGAAAGATCACCAGAGACATCCCTTGTTCCTTTACCCACCACCCAAGATGAGGTCATGAGGGAACTCCTAACGACCATGAGGGAGATTAAGCAATTTATGGTTCAATCATCTCCTTCCCATTCTCGTAGCTCCAGATCTTCAATTCGCACAGTCTCATCTGATGGAATCAAAGCTTCTGTATGCAGTTTACGAGCCAGTCCTCAAACACATCAACAACATGAGCAGCTCCCAGTGATTGATACAGTAACCTGTCAATCACCCTTCCGGCCCCCGCAGATTAGCCGTCAGTCTGGCTTAGTTACAGCTGCCAGCCCTCCTTTACCTAATTCAACAATACTAGATGCTGCTATCCCTTCAACTGGTTTGCCTAGACCAGTCCTTGCTACAGAAGATGAGACTCCCTTTGATTTCCTGGCCTTATCACGGCAGGATCCCGACCAGATCTCATGTGTTCAACCTGCTGTTCCTTTAGCTGAAGACCCTGTTCAACCTCTCATTCGCATATCTGACCACAAGCATTGCCCTCCTCTAGAGCAGCAACCAGCTACATCCAATACCTCATATGAACAGAAACCTTTGATATCTGGTACTGCTAGCTCGGGTCACTCCTCTAGCACGAGAACACATGTATATAAGCTTGAAGGTCCTTCATTTCCAGACCTTAGTAGAGAAGACGAAATGCAATACAGGATGTTACGGATAGCCCTTACAAACCTTCTTGATCCTCATGAGACAGAGCACTTCAAATATCATGTCCTTCTTGATCACCTCAAAGTAGACCAAGCTAAACGATTAGCTCTTGCCTTTTCCTACGCTCCTGACCCATACACTCAAGCCATCAAAGCCCTTGATGAGCGTTATGGGCAACCAAGACAGCTGGCATTGAAAGAGCTAAAGAATATACTGGAACTGCCTCCTATCAGAGCAGGTGATGGTCAGAGCCTTGATAATTTTGCTCTTCGAGTACAGGCTTTAGTTGGGTTGCTTAGCACTATGGGAGAACAAGGACGTGCAGAACTAGACTGTGGCTCCCATGTCGATCGCTTGTTAGTGAAGTTGCCTGCAGAGCATTTCAGTCGCTTCAAACGGCATGTTTACAGGGAACAGGGAGAAATGACGTATACCTTGCCTTTGTTCTCATCCTGGTTGCAAATGGAATGCAGGTGTCAACCAAAGAAGGCCAGTCCTGTTCCATCCTTCAACCAGACACGACCTGCCCGTAAGTACGCTTCTCCACTTACAACAATATTACATGGGGCAAATACATCTGATGATCCTGTACAGGCAGCACAACCCATCATAACTAAGGCAACATGTGCATATTGCCGCTCACCTGAACACCACATTAGTAAGTGTCCCGAGTTCATTCAGAAGACAAAGGATGAGAAAATAAACTggataaaagcaaacaaacggTGTTGGCGTTGTGCTAGGACTCATCAGGCCGCAAAGTGTGACCTGAGGAAAGCATGTGCCACCTGTATGGGACTACATCTACAGATCCTATGTGATGTAAATAAGAGATctaaaactgaaactaatccTGTAGTGAGGACACTGTACTTTGATAGACCTAGTGACTGTCCTAGTGTCCTTTTAAAGGTTGTGAAAGTGCTCCTGCGAAACGGCAAAAGAACCCTTGAAACATATGCAGTACTTGACGATGGCTCCCAGCGTACCATTCTTCTGACATCAGCTGCACAGCATCTCAACCTAACTGGGGAAGCAGAGAGATTATCACTTAGAACGGTCCGTCAAGAAGTTGAAACTATTCATGGTTCTTCC AGTTTTCCATCAGCAGAGTTAGCTCGAACACTCCTAGACAAATTAAGAAACCATCTATCAGAAGGAGGCTTCGACCTTCGCCAGTGGGCCAGCAATAATCCTGTTGTGATTAGCCATCTACCATCTGAGGTAAGAACGGCAAGTAATGAACTTTGCCTGACTGAAGACAAGCCATCTGGCCCACATGAACGCACATTAGGATTATTGTGGAATTGTGAGACTGATTTGTTTGCCTATAAATACAGAACTCTAGCCTCACACCCCACCACAATGCGTCGTATCTATGCAGTACTTGCTCGTCTGTATGACCCATTAGGCTACTTACTCCCATTCACAACACGCGCCAAAACCTTGGTGCAAGAGCTatggagaaaagagagagattgGGACGACCCTTCCCTTCCACACGACCTCTTAGAGGCATGGAAGTCCTGGGAAGAAGAACTTTGTTATCTCCCACAAATTGCCATCCCACGTTGCTATACTTCTAAGGAAATGGATGTTTCTACCACAGTTCGAGACATTCATATCTTCTGTGACGCTTCAGAGCGAGCATATGGTGCTGTCGCATATTTGAGATCAGATGATCTTGAAGGCCATGTAGAACTGAGTTTCTTGTTAGCTCGCTCACGTGTTGCTCCTAAATGGCATTTAACAATACCCAGACTGGAGCTATGCGCAGCCCTACTAGGCGCACGCCTCTGTGAGCTCATACAAACAGAACTCGCCTTACCAGTCAGGACTACCACCCTTTGGTCTGACTCGACAACTGTGCTTCACTGGCTTCAGTCAGATTCCTGCCGTTTCAAGGTATTCGTAGGAGCCAGAGTCTCAGAAATTCAAAACCTCACAAACAGTCAAGACTGGAGATACATCAATTCAGCCACAAATCCTGCTGATGATGTTACGAGAGGTAAATCCCTGAAAGAGTTCCTTAGCCCAAACAGGTGGACTGAGGGTCCCTCGTTTCTGCATGAACCTCCAAATAACTGGCCCACAGTTACAGATCTCCATCCTGATGATGATCAGACTGAGTTAAAGAAATCCTACTTTTTTGGTATTGTCAGTATACCCTCCCATACATACACACCCAGCTTCAGAACGTATCAAGAGCTATTGGATTTCACGGCTCATTCACTCTCCAACCAAAAGGGTAACATTCCTTCTGCAGCTGAttatcaaacagcagaacaagAAATCCTTCGTCAGGCACAACTGGACAGTTTCGGTGAAGATTTAGCCCGTTTACAGTCAGACAAACCCCTCTCATCCGACAGCCGTCTATTGTGTTTGTCACCAGTGTTGTGCAGGAATTCTGGACTTATCCATGTAGGAGGCCGACTACGGCAAAGCCCAGACTTGGAATTGAATGTCATTCACCCAATAGTACTTGATCCTGCTCATCCAGTGACCAAACTGATCATACAAAATTATGATGACAAACTGCATCATGCTGGTTCAGAAAGACTTTTTGCTGAACTATGTCGGAAATTCTGGATTCTCAGAGGAAGGGAAGCCGTACGCAGGCATCAGTATAGCTGCGTCGCATGTCAGAAATGGAGAGCACAGCCCATCATTCCAAAAATGTCAGACTTGCCTGCTGCTCGTCTTAGGTTATTCAAACCACCTTTCTACTCCACAGGAATAGACTGCTTTGGACCATACAAGGTCAAGACAGGCCGCAGATCGGAGAAAAGGTGGGGAATAATATTCAAATGTCTCACCACTCGGTGTATACATCTTGACCTCCTAAACAGTATGGATACAGACTCCTTCCTCATGGCCCTCCAACGATTCATTTCTCGACGAGGAACACCCCTGGAAATTATATGTGATCAAGGAACTATCTTCAAAGGAGGAGATAAGGAACTACAGGCAGCTTTTAACAACCTTGCTCCGACTCTACAGCCGGTCCTGATGACTAAAAGAATCCATTTCAAATTCAATCCCCCGCATGCACCCCATTTCGGTGGAGCCTGGGAGAGGGAGATACGTTCTGTGAAGAATGCTCTGAAGAGAACCATTGGTGCACAGATGGTCACTGAAGAGGTCTTAAGAACAGTCCTAATTGAGATTGAAGGCATTCTTAACTCAAAACCCCTAGGCTATGTATCCTCAGACATTGCGGACATTGACCCCGTAACCCCAAACCTTCTCCTTATGGGCCGACATGATTCATCACTCCCCCTGGTATCctattctgattctgacctcCTAGGCCGACGACGATGGCGACATGCACAAATATTGGCAGATCACTTCTGGCGACACTTCATAAGAGACTATCTACCATCCCTCCAAAGAAGACCCAAATGGCAGAAGGAAAAACCAGATCTCACACTGAACTCTGTCGTCATGATTATGGATTCACACCTTCCACGAGCCCTTTGGCCTGTAGGAAGAGTGACGCGCTTGCTGAAAAGCCCAGATGACCACATCAGAACTGTGGAGGTCTTAGTACAGGATAAAACCTATATCCGCCCTGTCTCCTGTCTGATCCCCCTGCCCTCGCTTCCTGACGAAGACTGA